The sequence GGGGACTTGGTGACACCgtggggggcacagggaccGTGGTGATGTCATGGGGGACATGGTGACACCACGGGGGGACGGGGACCGCGGTGACGTCATGGGACATGTGGTGACGCCATGGGGGACTTGGTGACACCACGGGGGGGACAGGGACTGCGGTGACATCATGGGGGATGTGGTGATGCCACTGGGGACTTGGTGATGCCAcgggggggacagggaccagGGTGACATCATGGGGGACATGGTGACACCACCGGGGGTACAGGGACCACGGTGACGTCAAGGGACACCTGGTGACACCGTGGGGGACTTGGTGACACCATAGGGGGCACAGAGATCGCGGTGACGTCATGGGGGACACAGTGATGCCACGGGGGACTTGGTGACACCGTGGGGGACACGGTGATGTCATGGGGACCTGAGGGCCGTGGGGACACCGTGGTGACCCCAAGGGGGACCTGAAGGTCATGGGGACAccgtggggacactggggggggtTCCGAGGGctatggggacactggggggggacACTGAGGGCTTCTGAAGATCGTGGGGACAacttggggacactggggggggggggccatggGGACACTGTGGGGGACCCTGAGGGCCAcggggacaccatggggacactgggggggtcACTGGCGGCTTCTGAAGGTCATGGGGACACCGGGGGGTGTCTGAAGGTCATGGGGACATCGTGGGGACACTGGGCAGGGGTCTGAAGGTCacggggacactgggggggacactgggggttTCTGAAGATCATGGGGACACTGTGGGGACACTGTGGGGGGTCTGAGGAGCATGGAGACATTTGGGGGACACTGAGGGGGGTCTGAAGGTCATGGGGACATCTTGGGGACACCGTGGTGACACCGTGGGGGTTCTGAAGGTCATGGGGACATTTTGGGGACACCATGGTGACACCGTGGGGGTTCCGAGGACCACGGGGCCACCAGGGGGGGTCCCGAGGACCGCGAGGACACTGGGGGGGACTCCCAAAATCTGTGGGGACAccgtgggggggggacagaagGTGACAAAGGAGGCGCCACTCACCCAATCGGTGGGACAAAGGGACTTGTAGACGCGGTAGTACCACTGGCACGGCCCGGCGTCCGCCCCTTTGGCCGCCATCGCCTTCTCGCAGCGGTGGAAAtctgggggggtcggggggggcgTGAGGGGATTTTTGGGGGGACACGAGTGTCCCCAAGTGTCCCcaaggggggggacacacgggggtggcggggggggggggtcggtaCCCAGGTAGTTCTGCCAGCAGTTCCTGGTCTGGTTCTGGTTGGGGAAGCGGCTGTCGAACGGCGCCGTCTTGTAGCGCTCCAGTTTGGTCTTGATGTCCTCCGCCATGGCTGGGAAGGGGTAATTAACAAGGTAATTAAGACCCCGGCATGCTAATTAATCAACCTCGCCCGCTCTAGAGTAATTAAGCTGCTCTAAGGATGATTAATTCTTGTTATCGATTGGGGGAATGGGGATGGTGACAAGGCAGGAGGGATGTTGGGGAGAGGGGAACATCATCAGAGAGTAATTAACAGGGTTAATTAACCCCCCCAAAACTAATTAACCCCTCCCCAGGAATAATTAACAACCCACACCACAATTACTTCACCTGGGGATAATTAATTTCCCCCACCCAGTAATGGAAATGGGGATGGTAACAAGAGAGGGtagtggggtgggggtgttggGGGCCCAGCAGGGAGTAATTAACAGGGCTAATTAACCCCCTCAGAACTAATTACCCCTCCCCCGGGAATAATTAACAGCCCCCCACCATAATTAACCCACCTGGGGATAATTAATTCCTCCCATCCAGTAATGGAAATGGGGATGGTAACAAGGGGGGGTAGTGTGGTGGGGATGTTGGGGGGGACAACAACCCAGCAAGGAATAATTAACAGGCCTAATTAACTCCCCCAGAACTAATTAACTTCCCTTGAGACTAATTAACAACCCCCAAACATAATTAGTCCCTTACACACAGAATAATTAATTCCCACCCCTAGTAATGAAAGTGGAAATAGTAACAAGAGAGGGGGCGCTACCCAGTGGGGGGTAATTAACGGGGCTAATTAACACCCCTGGGACTAATTAATCCCCCTGGGACTAACACACACCCCTGGAGATAATTAGCCCACCCCCCAAATAATTAATGCCCCCCCCAAATGAGGAGGAGGTGAATAGTAACACAGAAAAGAGTAAGGGGTGGAGGGGCACTGTGGGGGGGGGAGCTAATTAACGGGGGGTAATTAGTTCTCCAGGACTAATTGATATGTCCCCAGGACTAATTAATCCTCCAATAATAATTAACACACACCCCCAGAATCATTACTCCCACAGAAAATAACAAAGGAGACGGTAACAGAAGTATGGTAACAAGACAGGATAATTAATGGGGTAACTAGTGGGGTAATTAAAAGGGCAATTAGCCCCCCAGGAGTAATTAATTTCTCCTGGGAATAATTACCCCCTTCACACGGGGAAAAACAAGTGGGATGGtaatggggggagtgggagatAATTAGTTATGGGGTAATTAATTACTCGGGTGATTAATTTATAGGGTGGTTAATGGTGCAAGTAATCACTGGAGTAATTAATTAGTTAACCAGTGTGGTTACCGCAAGCAATTAGTTATTGGATAACTATTAATTAAGAGTATTAAATAATTATTGGGGCAGTTAATTATTGGGGTAGTTATCGGGGTAATTAATTGCTGTGGGTAATTGCTGAGTGTAATTAGTTACAGGATAATTAATCACTGGGGTAATCAATTAATTAGGTGATTGGTGGTACAATTTATTGGATTAATTAATTATTGGGGTGCTTAAAGGTGTAACTAATTACTTGCATAATCAGTGAGATGATTATCAGACAATTAACTAGCCAATGAATATAATTACTGGGggtaattaattaattaagcaATAAAGGGAGgaaccccgggggggggggaggctccCAGgaaccccgggggggggggaggctccCAGGAacccccccagtgctccccgttcactcccagtgtccccagtccccccccagtTCCGTCCCAGTaacccccagagcccccccagtgtccccagttccctcccagtaAGCCCCCAGTGCACCCAGTAACCGTCCCCAagccctcccagtccctccagTTCCCTCCCAGTAACCTCCCCAAGCCCTTCCAGTGgtcccagttccctcccagtgcTTCCAGTAACCCCCCCAGAGCCCTCCCAGTACACCCAGTaacccccagagccccccccagtgtccccagttccctcccagcAACCCCCCAGtaccctcccagtgctcccagcaacCCCCCAGCGCACCCAGTAACCCCCTACTGgcgctcccagtgctcccagtaacccctCAGTTGCCTCCCAGTAACCCCTCAGAGCCCCCCCGCACTGTCCCCAGTTCCCAGTAACCCCCCAGTTCCCTCCCggtgctcccagtaaccccccagttccctcccagtgctcccagtaaccccccagGGCCCTCCCAGTGCATCCAGTAAACCCTCAGTTGCCTCCCAGtaccctcccagtgctcccagcaacCCCCCAGCGCACCCAGTAACCCCCTACTGgcgctcccagtgctcccagtaacccctCAGTTGCCTCCCAGTAACCCCTCAGAGCCCCCCCGCACTGTCCCCAGTTCCCAGTAAcgccccagttccctcccagtgctcccaatAACTGTCCCAGAGCTTTCCAGTTccctcccagtaaccccccagtcccctctcagtgctcccagtaacccccagagccccctgtgtccccagttccctcccagcAACTCCCCAGTACACCCAGTAACCCCCTACTGGCCCTCCCAGTGCACCCAGTAACCCCTCAGTTGCCTCCCAGTAACCCCTCAGAGCCCCCCGCAGTGTCCCCACTTCTCCCCCAGTAACgccccagttccccccagtgctcccaacAACCGTCCCAGAGCCCTCCAGTTCCCTCCCAGTAGCtccccagttccctcccagtgctcccagtaaccccccagttccctcccggtgctcccagtaaccccccagGGCCCTCCCAGTGCATCCAGTAAACCCTCAGTTGCCTCCCAGTGCAGCCAGTTGCCTCCCAGtaccctcccagtgctcccagcaacCCCCCAGCGCACCCAGTAACCCCCTACTGgcgctcccagtgctcccagtaacccctCAGTTGCCTCCCAGTAACCCCTCAGAGCCCCCCCGCACTGTCCCCAGTTCCCAGTAAcgccccagttccctcccagtgctcccaatAACCGTCCCAGAGCTTTCCAGTTccctcccagtaacccccccagtcccctctcagtgctcccagtaacccccagagccccctgtgtccccagttccctcccagcAACTCCCCAGTACACCCAGTAACCCCCTACTagccctcccagtgctcccagtaaccctCCAGggccctcccagtgctcccagtaaccccccagttccctcccagtgctcccagtaaccccccagttccctcccagtgctcccagtaacgtcccagttcccccccccctcaccggCTACCACCGACTCGCCTCAAAGTGACTTTcaccgccgccgccctcccgccgGAACCAACGAGACGCAGCGGAAGCGCAGCGCGCCGCCGGAAGTAACGcaccctttccccccccttcccctccaggcAACCGAAGGGGAGGAGCCATAGAGACGAGGAGGGTAGAGCGGCCGAGGCGGAGGGCGGGGCCGGCGCTTGGAGGACTGCGGAGGCCATAGAGAGGAGGCGGGAGGACTGAGCGTCGCCAGCGACGGGAAATGGCGGCGGGAGGAGCCCGAGCCGAACCCGGAACTGCCCCAAAATCCCCCGAAATGGCCCCAAAACGGCCCCGAAATACCTCCAGGACCCCAAAGTTCGCATTAACAGCATCCTCGGACCCCCAGATACCCCTCaacctccccagcaccctgttCTTGCCCCAAAATatccccccaaccccaaaatgtccccaaatctgcccccccaaccccaaatgGCCCCAAATggcccccaggacccccaaaagCACCATTTctgcccccaaatcccccccggACCCCCAAATAACCCAAGGACCCCTCAAAagccccatccctgtccccaaataccccccaggaccccccaagTACCCCCCAGGATCCCTAAAAGCCCAATTTCTGTCCCCAAATTCCCCCCCAAGACCCGCAAAATCTCCAGTTCTGTCCCCAAATCTCCCCGAGGACCCCAAAAATGTCCCTAAatacccccaccccccaaaaaaagccccattctgtccccaaattcccccccccccggacaaCCAAAAGCCCCATTTCTGTCCCAAATTCCCccgaggacccccccccaaaagccccaTTTCTGTCCCCCAATCCCCCCAGaatcccccaaaccccccattTTTTGTCCCAAGTTTCCCCCCCTAGGACTCCAAAATCCCCTATTTTTGTGCCCAGATCCCCCCAGGACCTGCCAAAAGGCCCATTTCTGTCCCCAtatcccccccagcacccccccacctCCATTTCTGTCCCCCAATTCCCCACCAGGACTCCAAAACACCccatttctttccccaaatcccccccagaacccccccaaacccccattTCTGTCCTCAAATCCCCCCGaggaccccccaaaaccctcagttctgtccccaaatcccctcCAGGACCCTACAAAAGCCCTAtttctgtccccaaatccccccaagttccccccaaacccccattTCTGTCCACAaatcccccccagcacccccaaaacccacaattctgtccccaaatccctccAAGTTCCCCCCCAGAACCCCTCAATtctgtccccaaatcccccccagcacccccaaaccctccttttctgtccccaaatccccccaggacccccaaaacccccattTCTGTCCTCAAATCCCCCCgaggaccccccccaaacccccatttctgtccccaaatcccctcCAGGACCCCACAAAAGCCCAATTTctgcccccaaatcccccccaggacccccagaaCCTCCAtttctgtccccaaatccccccccgaAGccaaccaaaacccccaatTCTGTCCCCAAAtctcccccaggacccccccaaacccctatttctgtccccaaatcccctctgggacccccccaaacccccattTCTGTCACCAAATCCCCCCgaggacccccccaaacccccattTCTGTCCACAAATCCTCCAcgggacccccaaaacccccattTCTGTCCCCAAATCTCTCCCAAGACTCCCCACACCCCCAtttctgtccccaaatcccccacAGGACCCTCAAGCCCCCCATTTTTGTCCACAAATCCCCCCCGGACCCTCAAATCCCCCATTTCTGCCCTTAAATCCCCCACCAGAACCCCTCAAAACCTCCAtttctgtccccaaatccccccaggacccccaaaaccTTCAGTtctgtccccaaatcccccccagaaccccccaaaacccctatttctgtccccaaatcccccccagaaccccccaaaacccccatttctgtccccaaatccccccgAGGACCCCACAAAACCTCCAATTCagtccccaaatcccccccagcacccccaaaacccccattTCTGTCCCTAaatcccccccacaccccctaAACCTCCAtttctgtccccaaatccccccccagcacccccaaaacccccattgctgtccccaaatccccccaggaccccccaaacccccattTCTGTTCCCAAATCCCCCCCAGAACCCCACAAAATCTCCTTTTCTGTCCCGAAAtatcccccagcacccccccaaacccccattTCTATCCCCCaatcccccccagcacccccaaaacccccattTCTGTCCCCAAATCACCTCCAGGACCCCACAAAAGCCCAAtttctgtccccaaatcccccacaggacccccaaacccccatttttgtccccaaccccccccccaggactaGGTGGGGCACTAGGACCCGGGGGAGCCCCTCCCGCTCCCGCCCTCCCTGGTCACTTCCGCCCGGCCTGGGGCGGGGCGGTAACGTCGGGTGCGTCGCTGCGCATGCGCGATGCCCGGAaaggggcggggccgggagAGAGCGCTTCCGGTTCCGGGGGAGCGTAAGCGTGTGGGCCCGCGTGGAGCAGCGGTGGGATGAGGCCAGGTGGgaactgggggggactgggatatactgggagggactgggatatactgggaggGGGACTGGGATGTACTGGGATTGACTGGGGAGGGAGTGGGATATactgggagggagtgggggggtAACTGGAGGGGACTGGGCtggactgggagggactgggataTACTGGGGGGGATTGGGATGGACTGGGAGGGGCACTGTGGGAGACGGGGATATACTGGGATTgactgggatatactgggatggactgggattGTCTGGGGAGAGACTGGGATATACTGGGGGGGATTGGGATGGACtaggggagtggggggaggaCTGGGGGGGTAACTGGAGGGGACTGGGGtggactgggagggactgggataTACTTGGGGGGGATTGGGCTGGactgggaggggcactgggggggactgggatatactgggatggactgggatatactggggagggactgggatatactgggagggactgggattgactgggaggggcactgggggggactgggatatactgggatggactgggataTACTGGGGGGATTGGGATGGACTGGGAGGGGCACTGTGGGAGACGGGGATATACTGGGATTgactgggatatactgggattgactgggatatactgggattgactgggatatactgggatggactgggattgactggggagggactgggatATACTGGGGGGGATTGGGATGGACtaggggagtggggggaggaCTGGGGGGGTAACTGGAGGGGACTGGGGTGGACTGGGATATACTTGGGGGGATTGGGATGGactgggaggggcactgggggggactgggatatactggggagggactgggatatactgggagggactgggattgactgggaggggcactgggggggactgggatatactgggatggactgggataTACTGGGGGGATTGGGATGGACTGGGAGGGGCACTGTGGGAGACGGGGATATACTGGGATTGActggggagggactgggatatactgggagggactgggggggtaACTGGAGGGGACTGGGCTGGACTGGGAAGGACTGGGATATACTGGGGTGGATTGGGATGGACTGGGAGAggcactgggggggactgggatatactgggatTGActggggagggactgggatatactgggaaggactgggaggggctggggtggactaggggagtggggggaggaCTGGGGGGGTAACTGGAGGGGACTGGGGTGGACTGGGAGGGATTGGGATGGactgggaggggcactgggggggactgggatggaTTGGGATctactgggggggactggggagcGACTGGGATtgactggggggactgggatgggACTGGAGGGGACTGGGGTGTACTGGGATTGACTGAGAGGTaactgggatggactgggattGACTGGGGAGAGACTGGGATATACTGGGGGGGCTGGGATGGGACTTGAGAGGACTGGGATGGattgggaggggactgggatggactgggattGACTGGGGAGAGACTGGGATtaactgggagggactgggattgactggggagggactgggatATACTGGGGGGACCGGGATGGGACTGGAGAGGACTGGGAGGGGCACCGGGGGGGACTGGGATATACTGGAGGGACTGGGATTGAGTGGGGAGGGACTGGGATatactggggggactggggttgtactgggaggggactgggggtaact comes from Buteo buteo chromosome 31, bButBut1.hap1.1, whole genome shotgun sequence and encodes:
- the COX6B1 gene encoding cytochrome c oxidase subunit 6B1; its protein translation is MAEDIKTKLERYKTAPFDSRFPNQNQTRNCWQNYLDFHRCEKAMAAKGADAGPCQWYYRVYKSLCPTDWVTTWDEYREEGTFPGKI